A region from the Drosophila mauritiana strain mau12 chromosome 2L, ASM438214v1, whole genome shotgun sequence genome encodes:
- the LOC117137822 gene encoding sodium-driven chloride bicarbonate exchanger isoform X7 yields MAEKNEYIELPWTMNSSSGDDEAPKDPRTGGEDFTQQFTENDFEVTPPAQRVQFILGEDVDDGTHVSHPLFSEMGMLVKEGDEIEWKETARWIKFEEDVEEGGNRWSKPHVATLSLHSLFELRRLLVNGSVMLDMEAQNLEVMADLVCDHMVSAGTLPPGVKDKVKDALLRRHRHQHEYAKKTRLPIIRSLADMRNHSSSKIEEHSASILGATTPISLTASEPGPPGSNGNSSLSTAAGAMGRFLTVPSGKPSNRTLEDMVKSPSNQSMARPGSGTELSEQQHKGNTHFMRKIPPGAEASNILVGEVDFLERTLSCFIRLSQAVVLGDLTEVPVPTRFVFILLGPPGSQSNFHEIGRAMATLMSDEIFHEVAYRARKRDHLLSGVDEFLDAVTVLPPGEWDPTIRIEPPAAIPSQEIRKRPPELPKEEVDEEEEEARLREENGLSRTGRLFGGLINDIKRKAPWYISDYKDALSMQCVASWIFLYFACLSPIITFGGLLAEATGKHMAAMESLVSGFVCGMGYGFFSGQPLTILGSTGPVLVFESIIYEFCLKMGWEYMTFRFWIGMWVAGICIVLTAIDASALVCYITRFTEENFATLIAFIFIYKAIENVMVIGKNFPVNQGIYDCVCTPPIGSNASVIDYAKYNWDSCESYNGTLVGGDCGKPPTENVFLMSVVLCAGTFLISTVLKEFKNALFFPSIVRQYISDFSVLIAIFAMSFFDYSLGVPTQKLEVPNELKPTLSTRGWLIPPFAEKNPWWSAIIAVFPALLGTILIFMDQQITAVIVNRKENKLKKGCGYHLDLFILSILIAICSMMGLPWFVAATVLSINHVNSLKLESECSAPGEKPQFLGVREQRVTHILIFLTIGVSVLLTPLLGNIPMPVLFGVFLYMGVASLKGLQFFDRILIMFMPAKYQPDYMFLRQVPIKRVHLFTMIQLACLIILWLIKSFSQTSILFPLMLVVMIGIRKALDLVFTRRELKILDDIMPEMTKRAAADDLHKLDAEVGLLARIFPWGKGSRGRVVTKPPGLDDGIVVSGGAVGAGLITCTTSNANEKEFEAQSSLLKK; encoded by the exons ATGGCCGAAAAGAATGAGTACATAGAATT ACCTTGGACCATGAACTCCTCCAGCGGCGATGACGAGGCGCCGAAGGATCCGCGCACTGGCGGCGAGGATTTTACGCAACAATTTACAGAGAATGATTTCGAGG TGACTCCGCCGGCACAGCGAGTTCAATTCATACTCGGCGAGGATGTGGACGATGGCACACATGTATCGCATCCCCTGTTTTCGGAAATGGGGATGCTGGTGAAGGAGGGCGACGAGATCGAGTGGAAGGAGACAGCGCGATGGATCAAATTCGAGGAGGATGTGGAGGAGGGTGGCAACCGATGGTCGAAGCCCCACGTGGCCACGCTCTCCCTGCACTCCCTGTTCGAGCTGCGTCGCCTGCTGGTCAATGGCAGCGTGATGCTGGACATGGAGGCCCAAAATCTGGAGGTGATGGCCGATCTGGTGTGCGATCACATGGTCAGTGCGGGAACGTTGCCGCCCGGTGTCAAGGATAAGGTCAAGGACGCGCTCCTGCGACGCCATCGGCATCAGCACGAGTATGCCAAAAAGACGCGACTGCCAATCATTCGATCCCTGGCCGATATGCGCAATCACTCGTCATCAAAAA TTGAAGAGCACTCTGCCAGCATTTTGGGCGCCACAACGCCAATTTCCCTAACGGCCAGCGAACCGGGACCGCCCGGATCCAATGGAAATTCAAGCCTGAGCACCGCTGCCGGCGCCATGGGGCGTTTTCTAACGGTGCCCAGTGGAAAACCCAGCAACAGAACGCTCG AGGACATGGTCAAGAGTCCCAGTAACCAGTCGATGGCCAGGCCAGGAAGCGGAACGGAGCTCAGCGAGCAGCAGCACAAGGGCAACACCCACTTCATGAGGAAGATCCCGCCGGGCGCCGAGGCCAGCAACATTCTCGTGGGCGAGGTGGACTTCCTGGAGCGCACCCTGTCCTGCTTCATCCGCCTGAGCCAGGCGGTCGTCCTGGGCGATCTCACCGAGGTGCCAGTGCCAACAAG ATTCGTCTTCATCCTGCTTGGCCCGCCTGGCAGTCAGAGCAACTTCCACGAGATTGGCCGCGCAATGGCCACCCTGATGTCCGACGAGATCTTCCACGAGGTGGCGTACCGTGCCCGCAAGCGGGATCATCTGCTCTCCGGCGTGGATGAGTTCCTCGATGCGGTGACCGTACTGCCGCCAGGAGAATGGGATCCTACCATACGAATTGAGCCACCAGCGGCGATTCCCTCGCAGGAAATCAGGAAGCGTCCGCCAGAGTTGCCCAAGGAGGAGgtggacgaggaggaggaggaggcgcgTCTCCGCGAGGAGAACGGACTGTCCAGGACGGGAAGGCTTTTCGGAGGCCTCATCAACGACATCAAGAGGAAGGCGCCGTGGTACATAAGCGATTACAAGGACGCCCTATCCATGCAGTGTGTGGCATCGTGGATCTTTTTGTACTTCGCCTGCCTGTCGCCGATCATCACGTTCGGAGGACTCCTGGCGGAGGCCACTGGCAAGCACATGGCTGCGATGGAGTCCTTGGTCTCTGGGTTCGTTTGTGGCATGGGCTATGGCTTCTTTTCGGGTCAGCCGCTGACAATTCTCGGGTCCACCGGTCCAGTCCTGGTCTTTGAGTCAATTATCTACGAGTTCTGTCTGAAGATGGGCTGGGAATATATGACTTTCCGGTTCTGGATCGGCATGTGGGTCGCCGGCATTTGCATCGTCCTGACCGCGATTGATGCCAGTGCCCTCGTCTGCTACATCACCCGCTTCACCGAGGAGAACTTCGCCACCCTGATCGCTTTCATCTTCATCTACAAGGCCATTGAGAACGTGATGGTCATCGGAAAGAACTTCCCGGTCAATCAGGGCATATACGACTGCGTATGTACACCGCCAATTGGGAGCAATGCCAGTGTGATCGATTATGCCAAGTACAATTGGGATTCTTGTGAG TCCTACAATGGCACCTTGGTTGGTGGAGATTGCGGAAAACCGCCCACCGAAAACGTTTTCCTCATGTCTGTGGTCCTCTGCGCCGGCACCTTCCTCATCTCCACCGTGCTGAAGGAGTTCAAGAACGCCCTATTCTTCCCCTCGATTGTCCGCCAGTACATCAGCGATTTCTCCGTTCTCATCGCGATTTTCGCCATGAGTTTCTTCGACTATTCGCTGGGAGTTCCCACCCAGAAACTGGAGGTACCCAACGAGCTGAAACCCACGCTAAGCACCAGAGGCTGGCTCATCCCGCCGTTCGCCGAGAAGAATCCCTGGTGGTCGGCGATCATTGCCGTATTCCCTGCCCTCCTCGGTACCATCCTGATCTTCATGGACCAGCAGATCACGGCCGTTATCGTGAACCGCAAGGAGAACAAACTGAAGAAGGGCTGTGGCTACCATTTGGATCTGTTCATTCTCTCCATTCTGATTGCCATCTGCAGCATGATGGGTCTGCCTTG GTTCGTGGCCGCCACCGTGCTGAGCATCAACCACGTGAACTCGCTGAAATTGGAGTCGGAGTGCTCGGCCCCTGGTGAGAAGCCACAGTTCCTGGGAGTGCGCGAGCAGCGGGTGACCCACATCCTGATTTTCCTGACCATCGGTGTATCCGTGCTGTTGACCCCGCTGCTCGGTAACATTCCCATGCCGGTTCTTTTCGGTGTCTTTCTGTATATGGGCGTGGCCTCACTCAAGGGCTTACAGTTCTTCGATCGCATACTGATTATGTTCATGCCGGCGAAGTACCAGCCAGACTATATGTTCCTGCGCCAG GTTCCCATTAAACGTGTCCACCTGTTCACCATGATCCAACTGGCCTGCCTCATAATTCTCTGGCTGATCAAGTCCTTCTCGCAGACCTCCATTCTGTTCCCTCTGATGCTGGTGGTGATGATCGGCATCAGAAAGGCCCTGGATCTGGTGTTCACCCGGCGCGAGCTGAAGATCCTGGACGACATAATGCCGGAGATGACGAAGCGGGCGGCGGCGGATGATCTGCATAAACTGGACGCTGAGGTGGGCTTATTGGCGCGCATTTTCCCCTGGGGAAAAGGCAGCCGGGGCAGGGTGGTGACCAAGCCGCCGGGCCTCGATGATGGAATCGTTGTGTCTGGTGGTGCCGTTGGCGCTGGACTCATCACTTGCACCACCTCAAATGCAAATGAGAAGGAGTTCGAGGCACAGAGCAGTCTGCTCAAGAAGTAG
- the LOC117137822 gene encoding electroneutral sodium bicarbonate exchanger 1 isoform X9, with protein MPQQAQLKHIHGHGRLPRVIATDSSRPWTMNSSSGDDEAPKDPRTGGEDFTQQFTENDFEVTPPAQRVQFILGEDVDDGTHVSHPLFSEMGMLVKEGDEIEWKETARWIKFEEDVEEGGNRWSKPHVATLSLHSLFELRRLLVNGSVMLDMEAQNLEVMADLVCDHMVSAGTLPPGVKDKVKDALLRRHRHQHEYAKKTRLPIIRSLADMRNHSSSKKDMVKSPSNQSMARPGSGTELSEQQHKGNTHFMRKIPPGAEASNILVGEVDFLERTLSCFIRLSQAVVLGDLTEVPVPTRFVFILLGPPGSQSNFHEIGRAMATLMSDEIFHEVAYRARKRDHLLSGVDEFLDAVTVLPPGEWDPTIRIEPPAAIPSQEIRKRPPELPKEEVDEEEEEARLREENGLSRTGRLFGGLINDIKRKAPWYISDYKDALSMQCVASWIFLYFACLSPIITFGGLLAEATGKHMAAMESLVSGFVCGMGYGFFSGQPLTILGSTGPVLVFESIIYEFCLKMGWEYMTFRFWIGMWVAGICIVLTAIDASALVCYITRFTEENFATLIAFIFIYKAIENVMVIGKNFPVNQGIYDCVCTPPIGSNASVIDYAKYNWDSCESYNGTLVGGDCGKPPTENVFLMSVVLCAGTFLISTVLKEFKNALFFPSIVRQYISDFSVLIAIFAMSFFDYSLGVPTQKLEVPNELKPTLSTRGWLIPPFAEKNPWWSAIIAVFPALLGTILIFMDQQITAVIVNRKENKLKKGCGYHLDLFILSILIAICSMMGLPWFVAATVLSINHVNSLKLESECSAPGEKPQFLGVREQRVTHILIFLTIGVSVLLTPLLGNIPMPVLFGVFLYMGVASLKGLQFFDRILIMFMPAKYQPDYMFLRQVPIKRVHLFTMIQLACLIILWLIKSFSQTSILFPLMLVVMIGIRKALDLVFTRRELKILDDIMPEMTKRAAADDLHKLDAEVGLLARIFPWGKGSRGRVVTKPPGLDDGIVVSGGAVGAGLITCTTSNANEKEFEAQSSLLKK; from the exons ATGCCACAGCAGGCGCAGCTAAAACACATCCACGGACATGGCCGATTGCCCAGAGTGATAGCCACTGATAGCAGCAG ACCTTGGACCATGAACTCCTCCAGCGGCGATGACGAGGCGCCGAAGGATCCGCGCACTGGCGGCGAGGATTTTACGCAACAATTTACAGAGAATGATTTCGAGG TGACTCCGCCGGCACAGCGAGTTCAATTCATACTCGGCGAGGATGTGGACGATGGCACACATGTATCGCATCCCCTGTTTTCGGAAATGGGGATGCTGGTGAAGGAGGGCGACGAGATCGAGTGGAAGGAGACAGCGCGATGGATCAAATTCGAGGAGGATGTGGAGGAGGGTGGCAACCGATGGTCGAAGCCCCACGTGGCCACGCTCTCCCTGCACTCCCTGTTCGAGCTGCGTCGCCTGCTGGTCAATGGCAGCGTGATGCTGGACATGGAGGCCCAAAATCTGGAGGTGATGGCCGATCTGGTGTGCGATCACATGGTCAGTGCGGGAACGTTGCCGCCCGGTGTCAAGGATAAGGTCAAGGACGCGCTCCTGCGACGCCATCGGCATCAGCACGAGTATGCCAAAAAGACGCGACTGCCAATCATTCGATCCCTGGCCGATATGCGCAATCACTCGTCATCAAAAA AGGACATGGTCAAGAGTCCCAGTAACCAGTCGATGGCCAGGCCAGGAAGCGGAACGGAGCTCAGCGAGCAGCAGCACAAGGGCAACACCCACTTCATGAGGAAGATCCCGCCGGGCGCCGAGGCCAGCAACATTCTCGTGGGCGAGGTGGACTTCCTGGAGCGCACCCTGTCCTGCTTCATCCGCCTGAGCCAGGCGGTCGTCCTGGGCGATCTCACCGAGGTGCCAGTGCCAACAAG ATTCGTCTTCATCCTGCTTGGCCCGCCTGGCAGTCAGAGCAACTTCCACGAGATTGGCCGCGCAATGGCCACCCTGATGTCCGACGAGATCTTCCACGAGGTGGCGTACCGTGCCCGCAAGCGGGATCATCTGCTCTCCGGCGTGGATGAGTTCCTCGATGCGGTGACCGTACTGCCGCCAGGAGAATGGGATCCTACCATACGAATTGAGCCACCAGCGGCGATTCCCTCGCAGGAAATCAGGAAGCGTCCGCCAGAGTTGCCCAAGGAGGAGgtggacgaggaggaggaggaggcgcgTCTCCGCGAGGAGAACGGACTGTCCAGGACGGGAAGGCTTTTCGGAGGCCTCATCAACGACATCAAGAGGAAGGCGCCGTGGTACATAAGCGATTACAAGGACGCCCTATCCATGCAGTGTGTGGCATCGTGGATCTTTTTGTACTTCGCCTGCCTGTCGCCGATCATCACGTTCGGAGGACTCCTGGCGGAGGCCACTGGCAAGCACATGGCTGCGATGGAGTCCTTGGTCTCTGGGTTCGTTTGTGGCATGGGCTATGGCTTCTTTTCGGGTCAGCCGCTGACAATTCTCGGGTCCACCGGTCCAGTCCTGGTCTTTGAGTCAATTATCTACGAGTTCTGTCTGAAGATGGGCTGGGAATATATGACTTTCCGGTTCTGGATCGGCATGTGGGTCGCCGGCATTTGCATCGTCCTGACCGCGATTGATGCCAGTGCCCTCGTCTGCTACATCACCCGCTTCACCGAGGAGAACTTCGCCACCCTGATCGCTTTCATCTTCATCTACAAGGCCATTGAGAACGTGATGGTCATCGGAAAGAACTTCCCGGTCAATCAGGGCATATACGACTGCGTATGTACACCGCCAATTGGGAGCAATGCCAGTGTGATCGATTATGCCAAGTACAATTGGGATTCTTGTGAG TCCTACAATGGCACCTTGGTTGGTGGAGATTGCGGAAAACCGCCCACCGAAAACGTTTTCCTCATGTCTGTGGTCCTCTGCGCCGGCACCTTCCTCATCTCCACCGTGCTGAAGGAGTTCAAGAACGCCCTATTCTTCCCCTCGATTGTCCGCCAGTACATCAGCGATTTCTCCGTTCTCATCGCGATTTTCGCCATGAGTTTCTTCGACTATTCGCTGGGAGTTCCCACCCAGAAACTGGAGGTACCCAACGAGCTGAAACCCACGCTAAGCACCAGAGGCTGGCTCATCCCGCCGTTCGCCGAGAAGAATCCCTGGTGGTCGGCGATCATTGCCGTATTCCCTGCCCTCCTCGGTACCATCCTGATCTTCATGGACCAGCAGATCACGGCCGTTATCGTGAACCGCAAGGAGAACAAACTGAAGAAGGGCTGTGGCTACCATTTGGATCTGTTCATTCTCTCCATTCTGATTGCCATCTGCAGCATGATGGGTCTGCCTTG GTTCGTGGCCGCCACCGTGCTGAGCATCAACCACGTGAACTCGCTGAAATTGGAGTCGGAGTGCTCGGCCCCTGGTGAGAAGCCACAGTTCCTGGGAGTGCGCGAGCAGCGGGTGACCCACATCCTGATTTTCCTGACCATCGGTGTATCCGTGCTGTTGACCCCGCTGCTCGGTAACATTCCCATGCCGGTTCTTTTCGGTGTCTTTCTGTATATGGGCGTGGCCTCACTCAAGGGCTTACAGTTCTTCGATCGCATACTGATTATGTTCATGCCGGCGAAGTACCAGCCAGACTATATGTTCCTGCGCCAG GTTCCCATTAAACGTGTCCACCTGTTCACCATGATCCAACTGGCCTGCCTCATAATTCTCTGGCTGATCAAGTCCTTCTCGCAGACCTCCATTCTGTTCCCTCTGATGCTGGTGGTGATGATCGGCATCAGAAAGGCCCTGGATCTGGTGTTCACCCGGCGCGAGCTGAAGATCCTGGACGACATAATGCCGGAGATGACGAAGCGGGCGGCGGCGGATGATCTGCATAAACTGGACGCTGAGGTGGGCTTATTGGCGCGCATTTTCCCCTGGGGAAAAGGCAGCCGGGGCAGGGTGGTGACCAAGCCGCCGGGCCTCGATGATGGAATCGTTGTGTCTGGTGGTGCCGTTGGCGCTGGACTCATCACTTGCACCACCTCAAATGCAAATGAGAAGGAGTTCGAGGCACAGAGCAGTCTGCTCAAGAAGTAG
- the LOC117137822 gene encoding sodium-driven chloride bicarbonate exchanger isoform X12: MAEKNEYIELPWTMNSSSGDDEAPKDPRTGGEDFTQQFTENDFEVTPPAQRVQFILGEDVDDGTHVSHPLFSEMGMLVKEGDEIEWKETARWIKFEEDVEEGGNRWSKPHVATLSLHSLFELRRLLVNGSVMLDMEAQNLEVMADLVCDHMVSAGTLPPGVKDKVKDALLRRHRHQHEYAKKTRLPIIRSLADMRNHSSSKIEEHSASILGATTPISLTASEPGPPGSNGNSSLSTAAGAMGRFLTVPSGKPSNRTLEKKSNSKHSRPAQNLPSITEDMVKSPSNQSMARPGSGTELSEQQHKGNTHFMRKIPPGAEASNILVGEVDFLERTLSCFIRLSQAVVLGDLTEVPVPTRFVFILLGPPGSQSNFHEIGRAMATLMSDEIFHEVAYRARKRDHLLSGVDEFLDAVTVLPPGEWDPTIRIEPPAAIPSQEIRKRPPELPKEEVDEEEEEARLREENGLSRTGRLFGGLINDIKRKAPWYISDYKDALSMQCVASWIFLYFACLSPIITFGGLLAEATGKHMAAMESLVSGFVCGMGYGFFSGQPLTILGSTGPVLVFESIIYEFCLKMGWEYMTFRFWIGMWVAGICIVLTAIDASALVCYITRFTEENFATLIAFIFIYKAIENVMVIGKNFPVNQGIYDCVCTPPIGSNASVIDYAKYNWDSCESYNGTLVGGDCGKPPTENVFLMSVVLCAGTFLISTVLKEFKNALFFPSIVRQYISDFSVLIAIFAMSFFDYSLGVPTQKLEVPNELKPTLSTRGWLIPPFAEKNPWWSAIIAVFPALLGTILIFMDQQITAVIVNRKENKLKKGCGYHLDLFILSILIAICSMMGLPWFVAATVLSINHVNSLKLESECSAPGEKPQFLGVREQRVTHILIFLTIGVSVLLTPLLGNIPMPVLFGVFLYMGVASLKGLQFFDRILIMFMPAKYQPDYMFLRQVPIKRVHLFTMIQLACLIILWLIKSFSQTSILFPLMLVVMIGIRKALDLVFTRRELKILDDIMPEMTKRAAADDLHKLDAENPKFNTSKQLWRGYLTPTETSV, from the exons ATGGCCGAAAAGAATGAGTACATAGAATT ACCTTGGACCATGAACTCCTCCAGCGGCGATGACGAGGCGCCGAAGGATCCGCGCACTGGCGGCGAGGATTTTACGCAACAATTTACAGAGAATGATTTCGAGG TGACTCCGCCGGCACAGCGAGTTCAATTCATACTCGGCGAGGATGTGGACGATGGCACACATGTATCGCATCCCCTGTTTTCGGAAATGGGGATGCTGGTGAAGGAGGGCGACGAGATCGAGTGGAAGGAGACAGCGCGATGGATCAAATTCGAGGAGGATGTGGAGGAGGGTGGCAACCGATGGTCGAAGCCCCACGTGGCCACGCTCTCCCTGCACTCCCTGTTCGAGCTGCGTCGCCTGCTGGTCAATGGCAGCGTGATGCTGGACATGGAGGCCCAAAATCTGGAGGTGATGGCCGATCTGGTGTGCGATCACATGGTCAGTGCGGGAACGTTGCCGCCCGGTGTCAAGGATAAGGTCAAGGACGCGCTCCTGCGACGCCATCGGCATCAGCACGAGTATGCCAAAAAGACGCGACTGCCAATCATTCGATCCCTGGCCGATATGCGCAATCACTCGTCATCAAAAA TTGAAGAGCACTCTGCCAGCATTTTGGGCGCCACAACGCCAATTTCCCTAACGGCCAGCGAACCGGGACCGCCCGGATCCAATGGAAATTCAAGCCTGAGCACCGCTGCCGGCGCCATGGGGCGTTTTCTAACGGTGCCCAGTGGAAAACCCAGCAACAGAACGCTCG AGAAAAAATCTAATTCTAAACACTCGCGACCCGCACAAAACCTGCCATCGATCACAGAGGACATGGTCAAGAGTCCCAGTAACCAGTCGATGGCCAGGCCAGGAAGCGGAACGGAGCTCAGCGAGCAGCAGCACAAGGGCAACACCCACTTCATGAGGAAGATCCCGCCGGGCGCCGAGGCCAGCAACATTCTCGTGGGCGAGGTGGACTTCCTGGAGCGCACCCTGTCCTGCTTCATCCGCCTGAGCCAGGCGGTCGTCCTGGGCGATCTCACCGAGGTGCCAGTGCCAACAAG ATTCGTCTTCATCCTGCTTGGCCCGCCTGGCAGTCAGAGCAACTTCCACGAGATTGGCCGCGCAATGGCCACCCTGATGTCCGACGAGATCTTCCACGAGGTGGCGTACCGTGCCCGCAAGCGGGATCATCTGCTCTCCGGCGTGGATGAGTTCCTCGATGCGGTGACCGTACTGCCGCCAGGAGAATGGGATCCTACCATACGAATTGAGCCACCAGCGGCGATTCCCTCGCAGGAAATCAGGAAGCGTCCGCCAGAGTTGCCCAAGGAGGAGgtggacgaggaggaggaggaggcgcgTCTCCGCGAGGAGAACGGACTGTCCAGGACGGGAAGGCTTTTCGGAGGCCTCATCAACGACATCAAGAGGAAGGCGCCGTGGTACATAAGCGATTACAAGGACGCCCTATCCATGCAGTGTGTGGCATCGTGGATCTTTTTGTACTTCGCCTGCCTGTCGCCGATCATCACGTTCGGAGGACTCCTGGCGGAGGCCACTGGCAAGCACATGGCTGCGATGGAGTCCTTGGTCTCTGGGTTCGTTTGTGGCATGGGCTATGGCTTCTTTTCGGGTCAGCCGCTGACAATTCTCGGGTCCACCGGTCCAGTCCTGGTCTTTGAGTCAATTATCTACGAGTTCTGTCTGAAGATGGGCTGGGAATATATGACTTTCCGGTTCTGGATCGGCATGTGGGTCGCCGGCATTTGCATCGTCCTGACCGCGATTGATGCCAGTGCCCTCGTCTGCTACATCACCCGCTTCACCGAGGAGAACTTCGCCACCCTGATCGCTTTCATCTTCATCTACAAGGCCATTGAGAACGTGATGGTCATCGGAAAGAACTTCCCGGTCAATCAGGGCATATACGACTGCGTATGTACACCGCCAATTGGGAGCAATGCCAGTGTGATCGATTATGCCAAGTACAATTGGGATTCTTGTGAG TCCTACAATGGCACCTTGGTTGGTGGAGATTGCGGAAAACCGCCCACCGAAAACGTTTTCCTCATGTCTGTGGTCCTCTGCGCCGGCACCTTCCTCATCTCCACCGTGCTGAAGGAGTTCAAGAACGCCCTATTCTTCCCCTCGATTGTCCGCCAGTACATCAGCGATTTCTCCGTTCTCATCGCGATTTTCGCCATGAGTTTCTTCGACTATTCGCTGGGAGTTCCCACCCAGAAACTGGAGGTACCCAACGAGCTGAAACCCACGCTAAGCACCAGAGGCTGGCTCATCCCGCCGTTCGCCGAGAAGAATCCCTGGTGGTCGGCGATCATTGCCGTATTCCCTGCCCTCCTCGGTACCATCCTGATCTTCATGGACCAGCAGATCACGGCCGTTATCGTGAACCGCAAGGAGAACAAACTGAAGAAGGGCTGTGGCTACCATTTGGATCTGTTCATTCTCTCCATTCTGATTGCCATCTGCAGCATGATGGGTCTGCCTTG GTTCGTGGCCGCCACCGTGCTGAGCATCAACCACGTGAACTCGCTGAAATTGGAGTCGGAGTGCTCGGCCCCTGGTGAGAAGCCACAGTTCCTGGGAGTGCGCGAGCAGCGGGTGACCCACATCCTGATTTTCCTGACCATCGGTGTATCCGTGCTGTTGACCCCGCTGCTCGGTAACATTCCCATGCCGGTTCTTTTCGGTGTCTTTCTGTATATGGGCGTGGCCTCACTCAAGGGCTTACAGTTCTTCGATCGCATACTGATTATGTTCATGCCGGCGAAGTACCAGCCAGACTATATGTTCCTGCGCCAG GTTCCCATTAAACGTGTCCACCTGTTCACCATGATCCAACTGGCCTGCCTCATAATTCTCTGGCTGATCAAGTCCTTCTCGCAGACCTCCATTCTGTTCCCTCTGATGCTGGTGGTGATGATCGGCATCAGAAAGGCCCTGGATCTGGTGTTCACCCGGCGCGAGCTGAAGATCCTGGACGACATAATGCCGGAGATGACGAAGCGGGCGGCGGCGGATGATCTGCATAAACTGGACGCTGAG